CACCGTGGCCGTGCGCAAGCGCAAGAAGGAAACCACCCGTCAGCGCCAGCGCCGCCGCGCCATGGAGCTGCGCGCCTCCCGCGAGGCCAAGCAGCAGCGTCCGGAGATGCTGATCGTGCCGGAGGGCAACCTCACGGTGCAGGAGCTGGCCGAGAAACTCGGTGTCGAGAGCTCCGACATCATCAAGAGCCTCTTCTTCAAGGGCATCATCGCCACGGTCACCCAGAGCCTCGACCTCTCCACGATCGAGGCGGTGTCCGAGGAGTTCGGGGTGCCCGTGCTCGAGGACGACGTCGAGGAGGCCGCCGCCAAGACGGTGGAGATGATCGAGGAGAGCGACCTCGAGCACCTGATCCGCAGGCCCCCCGTGGTCACCGTCATGGGCCACGTGGACCACGGCAAGACCAGCCTGCTCGATGCCATCCGCAAGACCCGTGTGGCCGCCGGCGAAGCCGGTGGGATCACCCAGCACATCGGCGCTTACCAGGTGGAGATCGAGCATGGCGGCGAGCCCCGCAAGCTCACCTTCCTCGACACGCCCGGCCACGAGGCCTTCACGGCCATGCGGGCCCGGGGCACCAAGGTGACCGACGTGGCGGTGCTGGTGGTGGCCGCCGACGACGGCGTGCGCCCCCAGACCCTCGAGGCCATCAGCCACGCCCGCGCCGCCAAGGTGCCGATCGTGGTGGCGATCAACAAGATCGACAAGGAGGGCGCCTCTCCGGAGCGGGTGAAGCAGGAGCTGTCCGGCCTCGAGCTGGTGGCCGAGGACTGGGGCGGCACCACGGTGATGGTGCCCGTGAGCGCCATCAAAGGCGAGAACGTGGACAAGCTGCTGGAGATGATCCTGCTGCAGTCCGAACTCGAGGACCTGCAGGCCAACCCCGACCGCATGGCCAAGGGCACCGTGATCGAGGCCCATCTGGACAAGGCCAAGGGCCCGGTGGCCACCCTGCTGGTGCAGAACGGCACCCTGCGGCCGGGCGATGTGCTCGCCGCCGGCCCCGTGCTCGGCAAGGTGCGGGCCATGGTGGACGACACCGGCAAGCGGGTGAAGCAGGCCGGTCCATCCCTGGCGGTGGAAGCCCTCGGCTTCAGCGAGGTGCCCACGGCCGGGGATGAATTCGAGGTTTTCCCGGATGAGAAGACGGCACGCGCCGTTGTGGGCGACCGGGCCACCGAAGCCCGCGCCACCCGCCTGGCCCAGCAGATGGCCTCCCGGCGGGTGTCGCTGGCCTCGATGTCCGGCCAGGCCAGCGAGGGCGAGCTCAAGGAGCTCAACCTGATCCTCAAGGCCGACGTGCAGGGCTCGGTGGAGGCGATCCTCGGCTCCCTCGAGCAGCTGCCCCAGGGCGAGGTGCAGGTGCGGGTGCTGCTCTCGGCTCCGGGCGAGATCACCGAAACCGACGTGGATCTGGCCGCCGCCTCCGGCGCCGTGATCGTGGGCTTCAACACCTCGATGGCACCCGGGGCCAAGCGGGCCGCCGACGCCACCGGCGTGGACGTGCGCGACTACGACGTGATCTACAAGCTGCTGGAGGACATCCAGCTGGCGATGGAAGGTCTGCTGGAGCCGGAGCTGGTGGAGGAATCCCTCGGCGAGGCCGAAGTGCGTGCCGTGTTCACCATCGGCAAGAGCGCCGTGGCGGGCTGCTACGTCACCACCGGCAAACTGCAGCGCAACTGCAGGGTCCGGGTGCGGCGCGCCAAAGAGATCGTGTTCGAGGGGGATCTCGATTCGCTCCGCCGCAACAAGGACGATGTCAAGGAGGTGGCCACCGGCTTCGAATGCGGCATCGGCTGCGACCGCTTCACGGGCTGGCAGGAAGGCGATCGCATCGAAGCCTTCAAACTGGTGACACAGCGGCGCACGCTCAGCACCTGAGCGGCGCCCCGGACCCCGACGCCGTGACACCCCGCAGCGAGCCCCTCCTCTGGCTACAGCTCATCGCCCTGGGGGCCATCCCCCTGGAGCTGCTGCTCCTTCTCCTGGTGCTGGCCGGGGCCGACCCCGGACCGGTGCCAGGGGTGGAGCGGTTGCTGGTGTGGGGCCTCGGGGCGCTGGCCCCCGCCCTGCTGTTCTGGCGCCGCCCTCCGGATTGCTGTTCCCTGCTGCTGATCCAGGTGCCGGTGCGGGGCCGCAGTCTGCTGCAGCGGAGCCTTTCGCGCCTTCAGGAGAGCTGGCCACCGAAGCTTCTGGCGGTGCTGGGGGCGGCCGTGCTGCTGCCCCTGCTGTGGACGCTGGACAGCCATGCAGCCTTTGCCACACGCTTCTCCCCCCTCCACAGCAGCAACCGCTTCATTGCCCTCCTGCTCAGCCTTCCCCTGCTCACCGTGCTCCTCTGGCAATGGCAGCAGCTGGTGCAGTCCCTCTGGCTGCTCACCCGCTCGGCTGGCCAGCTGGAGGCGGCCCAGCCGATGACCCCGGAGCAGCTCGATGATCAGCACCTCTGCCTGGGGTTGCCGCTGCTCCTGCTGGATCCGCTTGCAGCGCGGGAGCCATCAGGAGCTGCAACCCTGGACACCCTCCAGAAGCAGGCAGGCACCGTCACCCCGGAAAGAGGGGCTGCTGGGACGAGTGCCGGGGGTGATCCCGGAGGTGATGGCGAGAACCCTGACGGCTTGACCCCCGAGCTCCGGACGGGCGAATCGGCATCCAACGGGGAGGGTTCTGGCCCAGCCGGCTCAGACCCATCCGAATCTGAAGCATCCGAAGGTGAGGCATCTGAGCGTCAGGCATCCAGCGCCGACTCCGCCAGCCCCGAGATCACCAGCCCCGAGCCCATCAGCCCTGGGTCCTCACTGCTGCTCGATCCGGGGGGACCTGTTTCGATCGAACCAGAGCAGGCTGCCGAAAAGAGCGACGGCACCGATCTGGATGAGAATGTCTCCTGAGGCCACCTCGCCACCGGAAGCACCCCGCAGCGCCATCACGGCAAGACCGGCGCCACCGGAACCGGCCAGGGCCAGCCACAGGGCCCGCCGCAATCCCCGCCAGGGTGTTCGTGCCTCCTGGAGCAGTCGTGCCCGCAGGTCAGGATCGAGAGGACGAGGCTGCTGTCCCATGGCCGGCGTGCGCGTGGCTGACGGCACAATGCTAATTTCACTGGGACGCCGGTGTAGCTCAGCGGTAGAGCAACTGATTCGTAATCAGTAGGTCGCAGGTTCAAATCCAGTCACCGGCTTTTTCTGGGTTCAGCGTCAGAGCGTCATGCTCATTCGTGCTGCTGCTGCGATTGCAGGCAGCGGTGACTTTTGAGCACGAAGTCCGTTCACGTTCCCCATCGTTCCAGCCTCAGAGGAACGCCTCAGCGGCACCGAGGGGGTGCTGGTGGACCGGCAGCTGATTGAGCAGATCGAAGTCTTCGAAGGCAAAGCCAGGACCCACCACACAACTCACCAGGCTCCAGCGGCCAGGTGCCCGGGCAGCCTGCCACCAGCCTGCCGGAACCGAAAGACTTGGCGCCTCGTGTACAGCTGGACGCTGCACAGCGCTCGGGCCCACGGCCTCGTCCCCCAGCGGGCCTGCGGGAGGCGCCAGGCGATGGAGCTGGGCTTCGCCTCCTTCAGGAGGAAGGGTCCACAGCTCCAGGGGATCACCGGCGAGGAACTGCCACACCTCATCGCTGCCGCGCACGCGATGCCAGCGGCTCAGACCTCCGCCCGGCAGCAGGTAGAAGATCTGGGTGAGAGCCGATCGGGTGGCACCGTCCTGGCGCCTGACCTGGGCACCACTGCGATGGTTCTCGCGGTACCAGCCTCCCTCGGGGTGGGGCTGGAGCCGCAGGCGCTCCACGAGCTCCGCGGCGCTGGTCAGGGCGGGATCGGGCCAGGACGCCATCAGCGCACCTCCAGGCAACAACCGGCCCCATCATCCGTCCCGAACCACCCCGCATGAAAAAGCCCCCCTCGAGGAGGGGGGCCGGCGGGATTCCGTTGGGGTGATCGCCTCCAGCAGAGGCGATCGCTTCAGCCTCAGCCGATCGCCGGAGCGGTCAGCGCCACAGGGGTGGCTTCGGCAGCCGCCAGGTCGAGCGGGAAGTTGTGAGCGTTGCGCTCGTGCATCACTTCCATACCCAGGTTGGCGCGGTTCAGCACATCGGCCCAGGTGTTCACCACACGGCCCTGGCCGTCGAGGATCGACTGGTTGAAGTTGAAACCGTTCAGGTTGAAGGCCATCGTGCTCACGCCCAGGGCGGTGAACCAGATGCCGACCACAGGCCAGGCAGCCAGGAAGAAGTGCAGGCTGCGGCTGTTGTTGAAGCTGGCGTATTGGAAGATCAGGCGACCGAAGTAACCGTGGGCAGCCACGATGTTGTAGGTCTCTTCCTCTTGGCCGAACTTGTAGCCGTAGTTTTGGCTCTCGCTTTCGGTGGTCTCACGCACCAGGGAGGAGGTCACCAGCGAACCGTGCATGGCGGAGAACAGGGAGCCACCGAACACACCGGCCACACCCAGCATGTGGAAGGGGTGCATCAGGATGTTGTGCTCAGCCTGGAACACCAGCATGAAGTTGAAGGTGCCGCTGATGCCGAGGGGCATGCCGTCGGAGAAGGAGCCCTGACCGAAGGGGTACACCAGGAACACGGCGCTGGCAGCAGCCACGGGGGCGCTGTAGGCGACGCAGATCCAGGGGCGCATGCCCAGGCGGTAGGAGAGTTCCCACTCACGACCCATGTAGCAGAAGATGCCGATGAGGAAGTGGAACACCACCAGCTGGTAAGGACCGCCGTTGTACAGCCACTCGTCGAGGCTGGCGGCTTCCCAGATGGGGTAGAAGTGCAGGCCGATGGCGTTGCTGGAGGGCACAACAGCACCGGAGATGATGTTGTTGCCGTAGATCAGCGAACCGGCCACGGGCTCACGGATGCCGTCGATGTCGACGGGGGGCGCAGCGATGAACGCCACGATGTAGCAGATGGTGGCAGCCAGCAGGGTGGGGATCATCAGCACACCGAACCAGCCCACGTAGAGGCGGTTGTTGGTGGAGGTGACCCACTCGCAGAACTGCTGCCAGCTGTTGGCGCCGGAGCGCTGCTGGAGAGTGGTGGTCATGAGAACAGGAGAATGGTGCTCCGGAGAGCGGGTAAGTAGGGCGGCACTGCCGGTGAAGCACAGATCCCGTGAGGTCTCTGGGGCCGGGTCGGCGGCCGCGGACGGAATCCCGTCGCCAATGAATGTAACACAACATTGCGGGGTTTGTGAAGAGGGGTTGCGGCAGGGGTGGCGGTAGGGGTTCCACCACAGCCGCTCGGCTATGTCTGCGGAACCCCGCATGTGCTCCGGCATGGCTGTGCCAGCTCCTGTGTCCGCCTCGCTGGTCCGTCCCCTGCTGGTGGTGTCGGTGGCGCTTGGAGCGGCAGCCGCTCTCTCGGCCTGCCAGCCCAAGACCACCACGGAACTCCAGCAGCTGCAGCAGCGGCTGGAACAGCAGGACGTGAAAATCCAGCAGCTCGAGCAGAAGCTCAATGCGGTGAGTCCCAAGGGAGCCGCCGACAGCAGCGGCAAACCCCCCGCAGGGCCGGTGAAATCGCTCACGTACCGCACCAGCCCCGAGGGCAACCGGCTCCGCATCTACTGGGGCGACGGCAAGACGAGCGATCTGGAGTGCACCAAGGAGCAGGCCACCCTGGTTTGTGGCTGAGCTGGCGAACAGCAATGCGGCCCAGGCCTCAGGCTGGTGGATCGAGAGCCAGCGGACTTCACGATGGAACGTTCCGGAAGGTGGCTGCTGACCGCAGGCCTGCTGACGGCTGCCGGTCTGGGCGGCCAGCCGGACCTGCGCGCCCAGGAGCCCTCACCCTCCAGCCTCACGGGCCAGACCCTCCAGCGCATCGAGCAGATCAAGAACGAGGCGATGGGCCTGCAGCGGGCCGTCAATCTCGCCCGCGGAACAGCCGCCAAGCTCAACGGCGGGCTGAGCGTGTACCGCCCGGCCGTGTGCATGTTCCAGGGCATCAACAACAACCCCTGCCTGGTCGACCGGAGCGCTGAGGGCTACACCTTCCGCTTCCTCGGCGGGAGCCCGGGCTGGGAACAACTGCAACTCCCCGCCACCGTGGAGACCGAGCTGCTGATCAGCCGCGACGGCCGCAGCGTGGTGCAGATTCTCTACAACGGTCTGCCGCGTCCTGCCGCTGCCAAACTGCCGGCTCAATGAGGGCCTGGGCCCTCGGGCCCGATTGATGGGGCCCAGGGGATGGGGTCCGGCGCAAGGGGTCCGGCACGTCCACCGGGCGTCAAAGGGTTGGCTTCAGGGTGTCGGTGTCAGGTCCTCAGCATCAGGTTTTCGGAATCAGGCTTTCGGCATCATGTCGTCGTCAAGGTGGCCGCGCAGGCTTGCAGTGCTGCTGACCACGCGGGCAGCACCGGCCACGCCTCCCGGCGGGTGAGGCTGAGGGCAATGCCCTTCTCCCCGTAGGCCGCTTCGTTGATGAACACGGCCACCTGCGGCTCCGCATCCGGGGAGGATTCGAAGCCGATCACCCGGCCATCCGGATCGAGGAACAGGGGCGCCCCCGGCGGCAGGGGCCACCAGTCCCGCGACTGGAGCCGGGGATGGATGCAGGCGAGCGGGTCGCCATCGGGCCGGCGGGGCAGATCGAGGCTGCGCAGGTGGCGGTGCACCACCAGGGCGGCGGGCAGCCGCGGAGGCCCGCCGCGGGCCTCCGACAGCACGGCGAGAGCCGCCTCCAGGGCGAGCTGGGTCTGCCGGCAGATGCGGGCCTGTACCACACCCTGGGGCACCGGCCCCACCTCGATCACCACCCCGCAGGGCCAGCGCTCCACCAGGAACCCCGTCTGGGCGGGGTCGCCCTCAT
This portion of the Cyanobium sp. NIES-981 genome encodes:
- a CDS encoding aspartoacylase, which translates into the protein MERLNGVLVVGGTHGNERNAPWLLEHWRQEPARLRSAALHPVFVLGNPQAWASNQRYVERDLNRCFSEALLQHRGEQALEVRRARQLLEEHGPGGREPCAVAIDLHSTTSAMGSCLVLYGRRFTDLALAAGIQARLGLPVYLHEGDPAQTGFLVERWPCGVVIEVGPVPQGVVQARICRQTQLALEAALAVLSEARGGPPRLPAALVVHRHLRSLDLPRRPDGDPLACIHPRLQSRDWWPLPPGAPLFLDPDGRVIGFESSPDAEPQVAVFINEAAYGEKGIALSLTRREAWPVLPAWSAALQACAATLTTT
- a CDS encoding low-complexity tail membrane protein, which produces MTPRSEPLLWLQLIALGAIPLELLLLLLVLAGADPGPVPGVERLLVWGLGALAPALLFWRRPPDCCSLLLIQVPVRGRSLLQRSLSRLQESWPPKLLAVLGAAVLLPLLWTLDSHAAFATRFSPLHSSNRFIALLLSLPLLTVLLWQWQQLVQSLWLLTRSAGQLEAAQPMTPEQLDDQHLCLGLPLLLLDPLAAREPSGAATLDTLQKQAGTVTPERGAAGTSAGGDPGGDGENPDGLTPELRTGESASNGEGSGPAGSDPSESEASEGEASERQASSADSASPEITSPEPISPGSSLLLDPGGPVSIEPEQAAEKSDGTDLDENVS
- the psbA gene encoding photosystem II q(b) protein, translated to MTTTLQQRSGANSWQQFCEWVTSTNNRLYVGWFGVLMIPTLLAATICYIVAFIAAPPVDIDGIREPVAGSLIYGNNIISGAVVPSSNAIGLHFYPIWEAASLDEWLYNGGPYQLVVFHFLIGIFCYMGREWELSYRLGMRPWICVAYSAPVAAASAVFLVYPFGQGSFSDGMPLGISGTFNFMLVFQAEHNILMHPFHMLGVAGVFGGSLFSAMHGSLVTSSLVRETTESESQNYGYKFGQEEETYNIVAAHGYFGRLIFQYASFNNSRSLHFFLAAWPVVGIWFTALGVSTMAFNLNGFNFNQSILDGQGRVVNTWADVLNRANLGMEVMHERNAHNFPLDLAAAEATPVALTAPAIG
- a CDS encoding cupin domain-containing protein, yielding MASWPDPALTSAAELVERLRLQPHPEGGWYRENHRSGAQVRRQDGATRSALTQIFYLLPGGGLSRWHRVRGSDEVWQFLAGDPLELWTLPPEGGEAQLHRLAPPAGPLGDEAVGPSAVQRPAVHEAPSLSVPAGWWQAARAPGRWSLVSCVVGPGFAFEDFDLLNQLPVHQHPLGAAEAFL
- a CDS encoding DUF3493 domain-containing protein codes for the protein MGQQPRPLDPDLRARLLQEARTPWRGLRRALWLALAGSGGAGLAVMALRGASGGEVASGDILIQIGAVALFGSLLWFDRNRSPRIEQQ
- the infB gene encoding translation initiation factor IF-2, which encodes MTSSGKVRIYELSRDLGLENKDVLDAAEKLGVAAKSHSSSISDDEAARIRRLIETGGNGSSKPAAAPPSAPGKAILSVKKAAAPVRPAAPARPSPPQAAAAQPARPAAPSKPPAPARPAAAAATPAAAAKPSAAAPAAQKPPLAKPVAKPSPKPLATPAAAAPAPTPPQPVRPAPAPPQTRPSAAPSRPGGPAPVNRQSPAAKPAPPARPPVVIASRPSRPSTPAPSRKPEPPARPGGGRPQLVGRPISPQAGSNRPAPPGSRPATSQRPAPPQRSGAPSPTRAGQGGGGGRPAATPLELVGKPIRRDSSGGNRPAAPGRPGMPAGMRKPMAPGELMQLQKPTGRSPAPPPRRPADRSEAGSGPGGTPDLVRPTATPPSAPRRPGFRAPVPAGRPRRPDWDDSAKLEALRSRTPQRQRPKVHIIGDNDDALTAETGGYAGEQEAVVLQASLARPSKPRTRTAPAPRPTVAVRKRKKETTRQRQRRRAMELRASREAKQQRPEMLIVPEGNLTVQELAEKLGVESSDIIKSLFFKGIIATVTQSLDLSTIEAVSEEFGVPVLEDDVEEAAAKTVEMIEESDLEHLIRRPPVVTVMGHVDHGKTSLLDAIRKTRVAAGEAGGITQHIGAYQVEIEHGGEPRKLTFLDTPGHEAFTAMRARGTKVTDVAVLVVAADDGVRPQTLEAISHARAAKVPIVVAINKIDKEGASPERVKQELSGLELVAEDWGGTTVMVPVSAIKGENVDKLLEMILLQSELEDLQANPDRMAKGTVIEAHLDKAKGPVATLLVQNGTLRPGDVLAAGPVLGKVRAMVDDTGKRVKQAGPSLAVEALGFSEVPTAGDEFEVFPDEKTARAVVGDRATEARATRLAQQMASRRVSLASMSGQASEGELKELNLILKADVQGSVEAILGSLEQLPQGEVQVRVLLSAPGEITETDVDLAAASGAVIVGFNTSMAPGAKRAADATGVDVRDYDVIYKLLEDIQLAMEGLLEPELVEESLGEAEVRAVFTIGKSAVAGCYVTTGKLQRNCRVRVRRAKEIVFEGDLDSLRRNKDDVKEVATGFECGIGCDRFTGWQEGDRIEAFKLVTQRRTLST